A window from Rhizosphaericola mali encodes these proteins:
- a CDS encoding DUF3857 domain-containing protein: MKLFFLTISLFCLCIIRAQKPYDTSLIIDSLKTNADAVKRLDEMKIIVKSPNEAVIKQKYAITILNENGADQAILVVPYDKKNVIEDINGTLWDEKGEKIKSLKKKDISDKPTSGDENLMMDTRFKLINFYYSKYPYTVEYEVETTIKSLFFIPNWDPIDDYRESMEKGALSIEVPNDYNLRCLPLNMSQVIPQTIKGKTTTYVWNIQNFKAIEFEKFAPIGIHNILPKVIISPSKFSFDQYTGDMSTWKDFGQFSYQLYEGRNTLPPNVVAEVHSLTDGLSNTEKIRKLYQYLQQNYRYISVQLGIGGWQPFDANFVAKNKYGDCKALSNYMYSLLKEASINSYPVLIKAGERNTDYLLPSFSSNFFNHVILCVPQEKDSIWLECTSQTLPMNYLSSFTANRKALMITPNGGIIVETPKLTYKQNGQIREASIQMDVDGNLKGTIHTNYTGQQQESIFSMLHEGSSDDLKKYLNRLFDLPTYEVTSHKYVENMKSIPQIEEDLDVVASNYATVMGKRIVIVPNLFNLSQEKLPKYEVRKTSEVFTFPFEDIDSVNISVPSGYIVEALPKPVIIMTKFGRYSAMSEVKDGKIIFKRKQERYAGEFAPTEYNDMIQYFEKVYEADRKKIVLVKQ; this comes from the coding sequence ATGAAGCTATTTTTTCTAACTATAAGTCTTTTTTGTCTATGCATTATTCGAGCACAAAAGCCTTATGATACCTCTCTTATCATTGATTCATTGAAAACAAATGCAGATGCGGTGAAGCGTTTGGATGAAATGAAAATTATAGTTAAAAGCCCAAATGAAGCTGTAATTAAACAAAAATATGCTATCACGATTCTTAATGAAAATGGAGCGGATCAAGCTATTTTAGTTGTGCCTTACGATAAGAAAAATGTAATTGAAGATATAAATGGGACACTTTGGGATGAAAAGGGAGAAAAAATTAAAAGCCTCAAAAAGAAAGATATTTCGGATAAGCCGACAAGTGGAGATGAAAATTTGATGATGGATACGCGGTTCAAATTAATTAATTTTTATTATTCAAAATATCCCTATACTGTAGAGTATGAAGTAGAAACAACTATAAAATCTTTATTTTTTATTCCTAATTGGGATCCAATTGATGACTACAGAGAGTCAATGGAAAAAGGAGCGTTATCAATAGAGGTTCCTAATGATTATAATCTTCGTTGTTTACCGTTGAATATGTCGCAAGTCATACCACAAACTATAAAGGGGAAAACAACAACCTATGTATGGAATATTCAAAATTTCAAAGCTATTGAGTTTGAAAAATTTGCGCCGATCGGAATACATAATATTTTACCAAAAGTGATCATATCTCCTTCCAAGTTTAGTTTTGATCAATACACTGGAGATATGTCCACATGGAAAGATTTTGGACAATTTTCCTATCAACTATATGAAGGAAGAAATACATTACCTCCTAATGTAGTAGCAGAAGTGCATAGTTTGACAGATGGGCTTTCTAATACAGAGAAGATTAGAAAACTATATCAATATTTGCAACAAAACTATAGGTATATAAGTGTACAGTTGGGTATTGGTGGTTGGCAACCATTTGATGCAAATTTCGTGGCTAAAAATAAGTATGGCGATTGTAAGGCTTTATCTAATTATATGTATAGTCTTTTGAAAGAAGCTAGCATAAATTCTTATCCTGTATTGATAAAGGCAGGAGAGCGAAATACGGATTATTTATTGCCCTCTTTTTCTAGTAATTTTTTTAACCATGTAATTCTCTGTGTACCACAAGAAAAAGATAGTATTTGGTTGGAATGTACGAGCCAAACACTTCCAATGAATTATTTAAGTTCTTTTACTGCAAATAGAAAGGCATTAATGATTACACCAAATGGCGGTATAATTGTTGAAACGCCGAAACTAACGTATAAGCAAAATGGGCAAATAAGAGAAGCTTCAATTCAAATGGATGTAGATGGAAATTTAAAAGGAACTATTCATACCAATTATACAGGTCAACAACAGGAAAGTATTTTTTCTATGTTGCATGAAGGATCTAGTGATGATTTGAAAAAATATCTGAATAGATTATTTGATCTGCCAACATATGAAGTGACCAGTCATAAATATGTGGAAAATATGAAATCTATTCCACAGATTGAGGAAGATTTAGATGTAGTCGCTAGTAATTATGCCACTGTTATGGGAAAGCGTATTGTAATTGTACCTAATCTTTTTAATCTATCACAAGAGAAATTACCCAAATATGAAGTAAGAAAAACGTCTGAAGTATTCACTTTCCCTTTTGAAGATATAGATAGTGTAAATATCTCCGTCCCCTCTGGTTATATAGTTGAAGCACTGCCGAAACCAGTCATTATTATGACAAAATTTGGTAGATATTCTGCAATGTCAGAAGTGAAAGATGGAAAGATTATTTTTAAAAGAAAACAAGAGAGATATGCTGGCGAATTCGCCCCTACAGAATACAATGATATGATTCAATATTTTGAGAAAGTATATGAAGCAGATCGAAAGAAGATTGTTTTAGTCAAACAATAA
- a CDS encoding transglutaminase domain-containing protein translates to MTKYFVLLSMSILFVTHSFAQSNKVAGPEITYGNVKVEDFKPTAYEVDSSAEAVYLFDRGNTYFQGNNQGFFSLVTERIARIRIMKKSGYDIATVIVPLYVPKSGDKEKLISLQAVSYNVNNGQLEKSAVEKDKIYHEQSGNFENVKFTFPNIKEGSIIEYKYKTESPYFSSIDPWYFQGGYPRVWSEFEIELPTIFDYRMSLDGYRNFDLDTFKQKENNYSILVPGNQSYESSHSINVHSKTVVRKWGMQNVKVLKNEPYISSLENYTSKISFQLSSLKLPDQPIKNYMHSWQEEAVDLNKDEDFGHQLQSTNRFLDDDLKDIPTNDSIETVKAVFRLVQNSLNSTDKRSIWLTQPIKETWKLKKGSVADINILLTAAMRRKGISADPVILGTRDHIRPFDIYPIMNRFNYVLCRVNYNGKKYFLDASDKHLGFNQLNSYCYNGPSRTINEQLPELVYLSPDSITEKKSIFVNIDPIGNDSLDIGVSVNYGNFESQYQRDKVLSVGEKKYLETIENGYTPSVHFSEATVDSIKNYDMPLSLNFKYKQTIGDEDIYYFNPIVFDREKDNPFKTAERSYPVEFTAKMNQVYYLNMTIPEGYEIDEMPKSARVKLFENEGMFEYLISTQGKAIQLKCTLRLDKATFSPEDYNTLRDFYGFVVKKESEPIVLKKKKN, encoded by the coding sequence ATGACTAAATATTTTGTGCTATTAAGCATGAGTATACTATTTGTGACGCATTCATTTGCACAGAGCAATAAAGTTGCAGGACCAGAGATTACTTATGGGAATGTAAAAGTTGAAGACTTTAAACCAACCGCATATGAGGTGGATTCCTCCGCAGAAGCTGTTTATTTATTTGATAGAGGTAATACTTATTTTCAAGGCAATAATCAGGGATTTTTCTCTCTTGTAACAGAAAGAATCGCACGTATTCGAATAATGAAGAAAAGTGGTTATGATATTGCAACTGTTATAGTGCCTTTATATGTACCAAAATCTGGGGATAAAGAAAAATTGATATCACTACAAGCGGTTTCCTATAATGTTAATAATGGTCAACTAGAAAAAAGTGCCGTAGAAAAAGACAAAATCTATCATGAACAATCTGGCAATTTTGAGAATGTAAAATTTACATTTCCCAATATCAAAGAAGGTTCCATTATAGAATATAAATATAAAACGGAAAGCCCTTATTTTAGTTCTATTGATCCTTGGTATTTTCAAGGTGGTTATCCTCGTGTTTGGTCTGAATTTGAAATAGAATTACCAACAATATTCGATTATAGAATGAGCTTAGACGGATATCGCAATTTTGATTTGGATACATTTAAACAAAAAGAAAATAACTACAGTATTTTAGTTCCAGGTAATCAATCCTATGAAAGCTCACATTCAATCAATGTTCATAGTAAAACCGTAGTGCGGAAATGGGGAATGCAAAACGTAAAAGTACTAAAAAATGAGCCCTATATTTCGTCATTAGAAAACTATACATCAAAGATAAGTTTTCAGTTAAGTTCGCTCAAATTGCCTGATCAGCCGATCAAAAATTATATGCATAGTTGGCAAGAAGAGGCGGTAGATTTAAACAAGGATGAAGATTTTGGACATCAACTACAATCTACAAATAGGTTTTTAGACGATGACTTAAAAGATATCCCTACAAACGATTCTATAGAAACCGTCAAAGCCGTTTTTCGTTTAGTGCAGAACAGTTTGAATTCCACGGACAAACGGTCCATTTGGTTAACGCAGCCAATTAAAGAAACTTGGAAGTTAAAAAAAGGAAGCGTTGCAGATATTAATATATTATTGACAGCGGCAATGCGTAGGAAAGGAATAAGTGCAGATCCTGTGATATTAGGCACAAGAGATCATATCAGACCCTTTGATATTTATCCAATTATGAATCGTTTTAATTATGTGCTTTGTCGTGTCAACTATAATGGGAAAAAATATTTTTTGGATGCAAGTGATAAACATCTTGGATTTAACCAATTGAATAGTTATTGTTATAATGGACCAAGTAGAACAATAAATGAACAATTGCCAGAATTAGTGTATTTATCCCCAGACTCCATCACAGAAAAAAAATCAATATTTGTCAATATTGACCCGATTGGAAATGATTCTTTGGATATTGGTGTGAGCGTAAATTATGGTAATTTTGAATCTCAATATCAGAGAGATAAAGTGCTGAGTGTCGGTGAAAAAAAATATTTAGAAACTATAGAAAATGGATATACGCCCAGTGTTCATTTTAGTGAAGCAACTGTGGATTCAATTAAGAACTATGATATGCCACTTTCTTTAAATTTCAAGTATAAGCAAACTATTGGTGATGAGGATATTTATTATTTTAATCCAATAGTGTTTGATAGAGAAAAGGATAATCCATTTAAAACTGCAGAACGCAGTTATCCAGTAGAATTTACGGCTAAAATGAATCAGGTATATTATCTAAATATGACTATTCCGGAAGGATACGAAATAGATGAGATGCCCAAATCGGCAAGGGTAAAACTATTTGAAAATGAAGGTATGTTTGAATATTTAATTTCTACTCAAGGAAAGGCTATACAGTTGAAATGCACCTTAAGACTTGACAAAGCAACATTCTCACCAGAAGACTATAATACATTACGTGATTTTTATGGTTTTGTAGTGAAAAAAGAAAGCGAACCGATTGTTTTAAAAAAGAAGAAAAACTAA
- a CDS encoding alanine dehydrogenase, with amino-acid sequence MSKPIPIIDLGVSFETQEEMLDIKPKSSKLVIGIPKESAFQENRVALIPEAVSVLVNNGHDVIIESKAGEGAQYSDKDFSDAGAQIVYDKETVYKCPLLIKSAPIFEEEVPLLQPNQIVLSPIHHASLNKNIVESLAKKKVTAIAFEWLKDDSGTYPIVRTMSEIAGSASMLIAGEYLSCGNNGKGVLLGGISGIPPTKVIILGAGVVGEYAARTAMALGASVKVFDNNIYRLKRLQNNLGMRMWTSVIEPNILAKQLKTCEVAVGALSSEKGRTPVIVTEEMVARMRPGSVIIDISIDRGGCFETSVPTTLENPVYRKHDVVHYCVPNITSGFARTASQATSNVLMPMLIEIGDEGGFESMIWQDINLRSGVYLYKGFLTNFYISERFNLKYTDLNLLIASRR; translated from the coding sequence ATGTCAAAGCCCATTCCTATTATAGATCTTGGTGTCAGTTTTGAAACACAGGAAGAAATGCTCGACATCAAACCTAAAAGTTCGAAATTAGTCATTGGTATACCTAAAGAATCTGCATTTCAAGAAAATCGTGTGGCCTTGATACCAGAGGCAGTGAGTGTGTTAGTAAATAATGGACATGATGTAATCATTGAATCCAAAGCTGGTGAAGGTGCGCAATATAGTGACAAAGATTTTAGTGACGCTGGTGCGCAAATTGTGTATGACAAAGAAACTGTGTATAAATGCCCATTACTGATAAAAAGTGCACCTATATTCGAAGAGGAAGTTCCTCTTTTACAGCCTAACCAAATCGTACTTTCTCCGATACATCATGCGTCATTAAATAAAAATATTGTTGAATCTTTAGCCAAAAAGAAAGTTACAGCAATAGCATTTGAATGGTTAAAAGATGATAGCGGCACGTACCCTATCGTGCGTACTATGAGCGAAATTGCTGGGAGTGCTTCTATGTTGATTGCAGGCGAATATCTTTCTTGTGGAAATAATGGGAAAGGTGTCCTATTGGGTGGTATTAGCGGTATTCCTCCAACTAAAGTAATTATTTTGGGTGCGGGTGTTGTGGGCGAATATGCCGCTCGTACGGCAATGGCGCTCGGCGCTTCGGTAAAGGTATTTGACAACAATATTTACCGTCTCAAAAGATTACAAAATAATCTTGGGATGCGTATGTGGACGAGCGTAATCGAACCGAATATACTTGCCAAACAATTAAAAACTTGCGAAGTTGCTGTTGGCGCTTTAAGTTCGGAAAAAGGTCGGACTCCTGTTATCGTTACAGAAGAGATGGTCGCTCGTATGCGTCCAGGAAGTGTCATTATCGATATCAGTATTGATCGCGGTGGTTGTTTTGAAACGAGCGTACCAACAACATTAGAAAATCCTGTGTATCGCAAGCATGATGTCGTACATTATTGCGTTCCCAATATTACCAGTGGGTTTGCTCGTACTGCAAGCCAAGCAACGAGTAATGTCTTGATGCCTATGTTGATTGAAATCGGAGATGAAGGCGGATTTGAATCGATGATCTGGCAAGACATTAATTTGCGAAGCGGCGTTTATTTATACAAAGGTTTCCTAACTAATTTCTATATTAGCGAAAGATTTAACTTAAAATATACCGATTTGAATTTATTGATTGCTAGCAGGAGATAA
- the tsaE gene encoding tRNA (adenosine(37)-N6)-threonylcarbamoyltransferase complex ATPase subunit type 1 TsaE, whose product MKVLYDLDELEQVVGQCWNEFQSYKIWAMHGDMGVGKTTFTNMLCKNILQCEDNISSPTFAIINQYISPIIGTISHIDLYRLKGEEDAVNAGVEDAIYASKLSIVEWPEIAPELLEKEITIHLYFSVHTDGKRILEVRKDQIFK is encoded by the coding sequence ATGAAAGTATTGTATGATTTAGATGAGTTAGAACAAGTGGTGGGGCAATGCTGGAATGAATTTCAATCTTATAAAATATGGGCAATGCACGGAGACATGGGCGTCGGTAAGACGACATTTACCAATATGCTTTGCAAAAATATTTTACAATGTGAAGATAATATAAGTAGTCCTACGTTTGCCATCATCAACCAATATATCAGTCCGATAATCGGTACGATTAGCCATATTGATCTTTACAGACTCAAGGGAGAAGAAGACGCCGTTAATGCAGGAGTCGAAGATGCTATTTACGCATCCAAATTGAGTATCGTAGAATGGCCAGAAATCGCGCCAGAATTATTAGAAAAAGAAATAACCATTCACCTATATTTTTCTGTTCATACGGATGGGAAAAGAATATTAGAAGTTAGAAAAGACCAAATTTTTAAATGA
- a CDS encoding type III pantothenate kinase has protein sequence MSVTLCFDFGNTRLKCAIFHGDQFVKEIVLPDTTQETLLNLIRTENADQSVLSSVIHHDESIEILLKEHTHFHKISSESKKNIGTPFPKTTSVGADRWALLSGALNIFPHQHNLIIGLGSCITYNFLDCFDQFLGGAISPGLQMRFKAMNDHTALLPLVTPEWNFPLVGYDTKTNLLSGVILGMSKEIDGMIDAYKEKYDQLNVLLTGGDMVFFTPHLKNQVLADAQLTYKGIYSIGKLNGLV, from the coding sequence ATGTCAGTTACCCTTTGTTTTGATTTTGGAAATACGCGTTTGAAATGCGCCATATTTCACGGCGATCAATTTGTAAAAGAAATTGTTTTGCCCGATACGACGCAAGAAACGCTTTTAAATCTGATACGTACAGAAAATGCGGATCAATCAGTGCTATCATCCGTCATCCATCATGATGAAAGCATTGAAATCTTATTAAAGGAGCATACGCATTTTCATAAAATATCTTCTGAAAGCAAAAAGAATATTGGTACACCTTTTCCCAAAACAACTTCTGTCGGAGCGGATCGTTGGGCATTATTGTCTGGAGCGTTAAATATATTTCCACATCAGCATAATTTGATTATTGGTTTGGGCTCTTGTATCACATACAATTTTTTGGATTGTTTTGATCAATTTTTAGGAGGTGCGATTTCTCCTGGTTTACAGATGCGCTTCAAGGCGATGAACGATCATACAGCACTTTTGCCCTTAGTCACACCTGAATGGAATTTTCCATTGGTGGGTTATGATACCAAAACCAATTTGTTGAGCGGCGTGATTCTAGGCATGAGCAAAGAAATCGATGGCATGATCGATGCTTACAAAGAAAAATATGATCAGTTAAATGTATTGTTAACAGGCGGCGATATGGTATTTTTTACACCACATCTTAAAAATCAAGTTTTGGCAGACGCTCAATTGACCTACAAGGGAATTTATTCTATCGGAAAATTAAACGGTCTTGTGTAA